One window from the genome of Vibrio vulnificus NBRC 15645 = ATCC 27562 encodes:
- the radA gene encoding DNA repair protein RadA: protein MSKAKRAYVCNDCGADFPRWQGQCNACGSWNTITEVRLAASPSVARNERLSGYAGSATESKVQVLSEIDLQEVPRFSSGFKELDRVLGGGIVPGAAILIGGNPGAGKSTLLLQTMCQLSANMNALYVTGEESLQQVAMRASRLGLPKEHLKMLSETNVDKICQVAEQIQPKIMVIDSIQVMHVSDVQSSPGSVAQVRESATALTRYAKQNNVAVFIVGHVTKDGTLAGPKVLEHIIDCSVLLDGDADSRFRTLRSHKNRFGAVNELGVFAMTGQGLREVSNPSAIFLSRGEEETSGSSVMVIWEGTRPLLVEIQALVDYSQLANPRRVAVGLEQNRLSLLLAVLHKHGGLQMADQDVFVNVVGGVKVTETSADLALIMALLSSFRDRALPKDVVIFGEVGLAGEIRPVPSGQERLNEAFKHGFKKAIVPLANMPKGGIPGMQIHGVKKLADAISAFDEL from the coding sequence ATGTCGAAAGCAAAACGCGCTTATGTATGTAATGACTGTGGAGCGGATTTTCCGCGTTGGCAAGGGCAATGTAATGCCTGTGGCTCATGGAATACCATTACCGAAGTGAGATTGGCCGCATCGCCAAGTGTTGCGAGAAACGAGCGTTTATCTGGATATGCGGGCTCGGCAACAGAATCAAAGGTTCAGGTGCTGTCTGAGATTGATTTGCAAGAAGTTCCCCGCTTTTCCAGTGGCTTCAAAGAGCTTGATCGCGTCTTGGGGGGCGGCATTGTCCCCGGAGCGGCGATCTTGATTGGTGGTAACCCTGGTGCGGGTAAATCGACGCTGTTGTTGCAAACCATGTGTCAGCTTTCCGCCAACATGAACGCACTCTATGTCACAGGGGAAGAGTCGTTACAACAAGTTGCAATGCGTGCTTCTCGACTGGGTCTACCGAAAGAACATCTTAAAATGCTGTCAGAAACCAATGTCGATAAAATTTGCCAAGTGGCTGAGCAAATTCAACCTAAGATCATGGTTATTGACTCGATTCAGGTGATGCATGTCTCTGATGTTCAATCTTCTCCGGGCAGTGTGGCGCAAGTACGTGAGTCTGCCACCGCGCTCACTCGTTACGCGAAGCAAAACAATGTGGCGGTATTTATTGTTGGCCACGTGACGAAAGATGGCACTTTGGCGGGGCCGAAAGTGTTGGAGCACATTATTGACTGTTCTGTGCTGCTGGATGGTGACGCGGATAGCCGTTTTCGTACCCTTCGCAGCCATAAAAACCGTTTTGGCGCCGTGAACGAGCTTGGGGTGTTTGCCATGACAGGGCAGGGATTGCGTGAGGTGAGTAACCCTTCGGCAATTTTCTTGTCTCGTGGCGAAGAAGAAACGTCAGGCAGTTCTGTTATGGTGATTTGGGAAGGCACCCGACCTTTGTTAGTGGAGATCCAAGCGCTGGTCGATTACTCACAACTCGCCAACCCGAGACGCGTTGCTGTGGGCCTTGAGCAAAACCGTTTGTCACTCCTGTTGGCGGTGCTGCATAAGCATGGGGGGTTACAAATGGCGGACCAAGACGTGTTTGTCAACGTTGTTGGTGGCGTGAAAGTAACGGAAACCAGTGCGGATCTGGCGCTTATTATGGCGCTACTGTCCAGTTTTAGAGATAGAGCCTTACCAAAAGATGTGGTGATATTTGGTGAAGTGGGCTTGGCTGGCGAAATTCGCCCTGTCCCCAGTGGCCAAGAGCGTTTAAACGAAGCTTTCAAGCATGGCTTTAAGAAAGCCATCGTGCCGTTGGCGAATATGCCCAAAGGTGGGATCCCCGGAATGCAGATCCATGGGGTTAAAAAATTAGCCGATGCTATATCAGCCTTCGATGAATTATGA
- the serB gene encoding phosphoserine phosphatase translates to MEALKTLPFRRHTQLLTRLPETRFATQWDKSKANWIVYAEYLAPGHFEDIDFFTGGYNPVIDTWKVGYYEVALMAGELTPEHEKILQALQLDYACLTDVPDLSKPGLIVLDMDSTAIQIECIDEIAKLAGVGEEVAEVTERAMQGELDFEQSLRQRVGKLTGADESILDSVRQTLPFMPDLVALIHTLKGFGWKTAIASGGFTYFSDYLKETLQLDHAQSNQLEIVQGKLTGNVLGEVVSAQTKADILIELAEQFEVEMHNTIAVGDGANDLVMMNAAGLGIAYHAKPKVEQQAQTAVRFAGLGGILCILSGILAKQQKISWQSKP, encoded by the coding sequence ATGGAAGCGTTAAAAACCTTGCCATTTAGAAGGCACACACAACTGTTAACTCGTTTGCCAGAAACTCGTTTTGCCACGCAATGGGACAAAAGTAAAGCTAACTGGATTGTTTATGCCGAGTATTTAGCGCCCGGACACTTTGAGGATATCGATTTTTTTACGGGGGGCTATAACCCGGTTATTGATACTTGGAAAGTTGGCTATTACGAAGTGGCGCTCATGGCAGGAGAACTGACTCCAGAGCATGAAAAGATTCTTCAAGCGCTCCAACTTGATTACGCTTGCTTGACCGATGTGCCCGACCTCTCTAAACCTGGGCTAATTGTGTTAGACATGGATTCCACAGCAATACAAATCGAGTGTATTGATGAGATCGCCAAACTGGCGGGCGTCGGTGAAGAGGTGGCCGAAGTGACAGAACGCGCGATGCAAGGTGAGCTCGATTTTGAGCAGAGTCTGCGTCAGCGAGTCGGCAAATTAACAGGCGCGGACGAGTCCATTCTCGACAGTGTTCGTCAGACACTGCCTTTTATGCCGGATTTGGTGGCATTAATTCACACCTTAAAAGGCTTTGGTTGGAAAACCGCCATTGCGTCAGGTGGCTTTACCTATTTCTCAGACTATTTGAAAGAAACATTACAACTGGATCATGCACAATCGAATCAGTTGGAAATTGTGCAAGGTAAGCTGACTGGAAACGTCTTGGGTGAAGTGGTCTCTGCGCAAACTAAAGCGGATATTTTAATCGAGTTGGCGGAGCAGTTTGAGGTGGAGATGCACAACACCATTGCTGTCGGTGATGGGGCGAATGACTTGGTGATGATGAATGCGGCCGGGCTGGGTATCGCATATCACGCAAAACCGAAAGTCGAGCAGCAAGCACAAACGGCAGTGCGTTTTGCCGGGCTTGGCGGAATTTTGTGTATTCTTTCCGGTATTCTCGCCAAGCAACAAAAAATCAGTTGGCAAAGCAAACCGTAA
- the fusA gene encoding elongation factor G, whose protein sequence is MADLSKYRNIGIFAHVDAGKTTTTERILKLTGKIHRLGEVHDGASTMDFMDQEAERGITIQSAATTCFWKDHRFNVIDTPGHVDFTVEVYRSLKVLDGGIGVFCGSGGVEPQSETNWRYANESEVSRLIFVNKLDRMGADFFRVVEQVKKVLGANPLVMTLPIGREDEFVGVVDVLTRQAFVWDDSGLPENYEIKEIPADMVDQVEEYREMMIESAVEQDDELMMAYMEGEEPSIEQIKACIRKGTRDLAFFPTYCGSAFKNKGMQLVLDAVVDYLPSPTEVEPQPLTNPETGEPTGEVATVSVDAPLKALAFKIMDDRFGALTFIRIYSGRLKKGDTVLNSATGKTERIGRMVEMHANDRNELEAAQAGDIIAVVGMKNVQTGHTLCDPKHECTLEPMIFPEPVISIAVKPKDKNGSEKMGIAIGKMVAEDPSFQVETDEDSGETILKGMGELHLDIKVDILKRTYGVELEVGAPQVAYRETITKAVEDSYTHKKQSGGSGQFGKIDYRIKPGEPNSGFTFKSTVVGGNVPKEFWPAVEKGFEGMMQNGVLAGFPTLDVEVELFDGGFHAVDSSAIAFEIAAKGAFRQSMPKAGPQLLEPIMKVDVFTPEDHVGDVIGDLNRRRGMIKNQEMGATGVRVKADVPLSEMFGYIGTLRTMTSGRGQFSMEFSHYSACPSNVAEQVIAEVKERNAKK, encoded by the coding sequence ATGGCAGATTTATCAAAATACAGAAACATTGGTATTTTCGCGCACGTTGACGCGGGTAAAACCACTACCACTGAGCGTATCTTGAAGCTTACTGGTAAAATCCACCGTCTAGGCGAAGTACACGACGGCGCATCAACCATGGACTTCATGGATCAGGAAGCAGAGCGCGGTATCACTATCCAGTCTGCTGCGACTACTTGTTTCTGGAAAGACCACCGTTTTAACGTAATCGACACCCCGGGACACGTTGACTTCACTGTTGAAGTTTACCGTTCTCTTAAAGTTCTTGATGGTGGTATCGGTGTATTCTGTGGTTCTGGCGGCGTTGAGCCTCAGTCAGAAACTAACTGGCGTTACGCGAACGAATCAGAAGTATCTCGTCTGATCTTCGTAAACAAACTAGACCGTATGGGTGCAGACTTCTTCCGCGTTGTTGAGCAAGTGAAGAAAGTACTAGGCGCTAACCCTCTAGTTATGACTCTACCTATCGGCCGTGAAGACGAGTTCGTAGGTGTAGTTGACGTATTGACTCGTCAAGCATTCGTATGGGATGACTCAGGTCTTCCAGAAAACTACGAAATCAAAGAAATCCCAGCAGACATGGTAGATCAAGTTGAAGAATACCGTGAGATGATGATCGAATCTGCTGTTGAGCAAGACGATGAGCTAATGATGGCTTACATGGAAGGCGAAGAGCCATCTATCGAGCAAATCAAAGCTTGTATCCGTAAAGGTACTCGTGATCTAGCGTTCTTCCCAACGTACTGTGGTTCTGCATTCAAAAACAAAGGTATGCAACTTGTACTAGACGCAGTTGTCGATTACCTACCGTCTCCAACAGAAGTTGAGCCTCAACCACTGACTAACCCAGAAACGGGTGAACCAACTGGTGAAGTTGCAACAGTATCTGTTGACGCGCCTCTAAAAGCGCTAGCGTTCAAGATCATGGACGACCGTTTCGGTGCTCTAACCTTCATCCGTATCTACTCAGGTCGTCTGAAGAAAGGTGACACAGTTCTTAACAGTGCAACTGGTAAGACTGAGCGTATCGGCCGTATGGTGGAAATGCACGCAAACGACCGTAACGAACTTGAAGCAGCTCAAGCGGGTGACATCATCGCTGTTGTTGGTATGAAGAACGTTCAAACTGGTCACACTCTATGTGATCCTAAGCATGAATGTACTCTTGAGCCAATGATCTTCCCAGAACCAGTAATCTCTATCGCTGTTAAGCCTAAAGATAAAAACGGTTCTGAGAAAATGGGTATCGCGATCGGTAAAATGGTTGCAGAAGATCCATCATTCCAAGTTGAAACTGACGAAGATTCTGGCGAAACCATCCTTAAAGGTATGGGCGAACTTCACCTAGACATCAAAGTTGACATCCTGAAGCGTACTTACGGCGTTGAGCTAGAAGTAGGTGCTCCACAGGTAGCTTACCGTGAAACTATCACGAAAGCAGTTGAAGACAGCTACACGCACAAGAAGCAGTCTGGTGGTTCTGGTCAGTTCGGTAAGATCGACTACCGCATCAAACCAGGTGAGCCAAACTCTGGCTTCACGTTCAAGTCAACCGTTGTTGGTGGTAACGTACCTAAAGAATTCTGGCCTGCAGTAGAGAAAGGCTTCGAAGGCATGATGCAGAACGGTGTTCTAGCTGGCTTCCCAACGCTAGACGTTGAAGTTGAGCTATTCGACGGTGGCTTCCACGCAGTTGACTCATCTGCAATCGCATTTGAAATCGCAGCGAAAGGCGCATTCCGTCAATCAATGCCTAAAGCAGGTCCTCAGCTTCTTGAGCCAATCATGAAAGTTGACGTGTTCACTCCAGAAGACCACGTTGGTGACGTAATCGGTGACTTGAACCGTCGTCGCGGCATGATCAAGAACCAAGAAATGGGTGCAACTGGCGTCCGCGTTAAAGCAGACGTACCACTTTCAGAAATGTTCGGCTACATCGGTACTCTACGTACAATGACTTCTGGTCGTGGTCAGTTCTCTATGGAGTTCTCTCACTACTCAGCTTGTCCAAGCAACGTAGCAGAGCAAGTAATTGCTGAAGTTAAAGAGCGTAACGCTAAGAAGTAA
- the deoD gene encoding purine-nucleoside phosphorylase, whose product MATPHINAEMGDFADVVLMPGDPLRAKYIAETFLEDVVQVCDVRNMYGFTGTYKGRKVSVMGHGMGIPSCSIYATELIKDYGVKKIIRVGSCGAVSTDIKVRDVVIGMGACTDSKVNRIRFKGHDFAAIADYKMVKAAEEAAKARGIDVKVGNLFSAELFYTPDPEMFDVMDKYGIVGVEMEAAGIYGVAAEYGAKALTICTVSDHIKTGEQTTSEERQNTFNDMMIVALDSVLLGDAE is encoded by the coding sequence ATGGCAACTCCACATATTAATGCTGAAATGGGTGATTTTGCAGATGTCGTACTGATGCCGGGTGACCCACTACGTGCAAAATACATTGCAGAAACCTTCCTGGAAGACGTGGTTCAGGTTTGTGATGTACGTAATATGTATGGTTTCACTGGTACTTACAAAGGTCGTAAAGTATCGGTAATGGGTCATGGCATGGGTATCCCATCGTGCTCAATTTACGCCACTGAGCTTATCAAAGACTACGGTGTGAAGAAGATCATCCGTGTGGGTAGCTGTGGTGCTGTAAGCACGGACATCAAAGTACGCGATGTTGTGATCGGCATGGGGGCATGTACCGATTCCAAAGTAAACCGCATCCGTTTCAAAGGTCATGACTTTGCGGCGATTGCAGACTACAAAATGGTCAAAGCAGCAGAAGAAGCGGCGAAAGCTCGCGGTATCGATGTGAAAGTGGGCAACCTGTTCTCAGCAGAGCTGTTCTACACGCCAGATCCAGAAATGTTCGACGTGATGGACAAATACGGCATTGTCGGCGTAGAAATGGAAGCTGCGGGCATCTACGGGGTTGCTGCGGAATATGGCGCAAAAGCACTGACGATTTGTACGGTTTCTGACCACATCAAGACAGGCGAGCAAACCACATCAGAAGAGCGTCAGAATACTTTTAACGACATGATGATTGTTGCGTTGGATTCTGTATTGCTTGGTGATGCAGAATAA
- a CDS encoding haloacid dehalogenase-like hydrolase, with amino-acid sequence MNPFNHGWTPDSVWPRIQQQVESWCDPSLSDFVPQDKRVAVFDLDGTLWCEKPGINELVFWRSELTNALTLPQHQQHHPSIRSLINSVQPASQHDNPVLLAEQYASLFRRVFSDITVEAYQQKVKTWLSETRHPRFQVSYQQLFYTPMLALMDYLRRHNFRCVINSGSTTAFVQAWCQPWLAINEEDVIGSQIGLFDEPHPFVINIGPEKVKQLKAKFAIKPLMAFGNTLGDAEQLHYVLEGNDRAIACCIHHDDPNREYSYAFDPLLKLELKTRLQRVEIVSIRDHWCEIFAFENPVKKERIPFAI; translated from the coding sequence ATGAATCCGTTTAATCATGGTTGGACTCCTGACTCTGTTTGGCCTCGTATTCAGCAACAAGTCGAGAGTTGGTGTGACCCAAGCCTGTCTGATTTTGTTCCTCAAGACAAAAGAGTCGCTGTATTTGATTTGGATGGCACGCTTTGGTGCGAAAAACCCGGCATTAATGAACTGGTGTTTTGGCGCTCGGAGTTAACCAATGCTCTGACGCTGCCACAGCATCAACAGCATCACCCCAGCATCCGATCACTGATAAATAGTGTGCAGCCAGCAAGTCAACATGACAATCCAGTATTATTGGCTGAGCAATATGCCTCTTTATTTCGTCGAGTTTTCTCGGATATCACCGTCGAAGCCTATCAGCAGAAGGTGAAAACATGGCTCAGTGAGACGCGGCATCCAAGATTCCAAGTGAGCTATCAACAACTCTTTTATACCCCAATGCTTGCGTTAATGGATTACTTACGGCGGCATAACTTTCGTTGCGTGATTAATTCAGGCAGTACAACAGCGTTTGTTCAAGCTTGGTGTCAGCCTTGGTTAGCTATTAATGAAGAAGATGTCATCGGTTCCCAAATAGGCTTGTTTGATGAACCGCATCCGTTCGTTATTAATATTGGGCCGGAAAAGGTCAAACAGTTGAAAGCAAAATTTGCTATCAAACCATTAATGGCATTTGGCAATACGCTGGGGGATGCGGAGCAGCTTCACTATGTATTGGAAGGGAATGATAGAGCGATCGCTTGCTGCATTCATCATGATGACCCAAACCGAGAGTATTCATATGCGTTTGACCCCCTATTGAAACTGGAGCTAAAAACGCGTTTACAGCGAGTGGAGATTGTCTCTATTCGAGACCACTGGTGTGAGATTTTTGCGTTTGAAAATCCAGTAAAAAAAGAGAGAATCCCTTTTGCAATCTAG
- a CDS encoding diguanylate cyclase, protein MAAVELQAIQWFQGPLNTSQPTPLWVSQSLTPVEAFSLTGGDHVSLLNFDVNKLGLYVIDFRNSTLIGRYQHYLYDANNQLVASSRGGIDSVESAHFFLRHGQEVELAPGRYSLVTAQRSQFNIAPPTTFVMEKSLYLEDIRIGNAITLTGIGILLSLFFYYLVLSIARKNLVDFSYAMFILGNLLFNSTSLLVAHHLLGIQWFGGASWPILCSNMAYLVFVMQLLEVKSKETPVVYYVGCGLLVLFAMFFSASFFLPNWQNEFNRHAVGLFIFFGMFAGIRMIFKGSKVARWYVLANLGFFVLAAVAISQEQIAGLQTIYMSHIGLIAVVVEVMLLSCVVAYQMTRVEEERNAALAHAQQMLELASTDTLTGLPNRYALENRLPKTNKNEAFIYLDLDGLKICNDQYGHDMGDKLLLVFSEKMRKMLPPSCELFRISGDEFGVILPNSQLQELVDMVHFIDKQLREEVALFVGVSFGVAYFKDHKNYRKTIEEADHNMYLYKRNKQSHAT, encoded by the coding sequence ATGGCTGCCGTCGAGTTGCAGGCTATCCAGTGGTTTCAAGGGCCGCTTAATACCAGCCAGCCTACACCACTTTGGGTATCGCAATCATTGACACCTGTTGAGGCTTTCAGCCTAACAGGGGGCGATCATGTCAGCTTACTTAACTTTGATGTCAACAAGCTGGGCTTGTATGTCATTGATTTCAGAAATTCCACGTTAATCGGTCGCTACCAACATTATCTTTATGATGCCAATAACCAGTTGGTGGCGTCTTCTCGAGGTGGGATTGACTCTGTTGAATCGGCCCATTTCTTTTTGCGTCATGGGCAGGAAGTTGAATTGGCGCCCGGTCGATACTCTCTTGTCACGGCACAACGTTCACAGTTTAATATCGCGCCGCCCACCACTTTTGTCATGGAAAAGAGCCTTTATCTCGAGGATATTCGTATTGGGAATGCGATTACTCTCACTGGCATAGGCATCCTCCTTTCGCTGTTTTTCTATTATCTGGTTTTGTCGATTGCGCGCAAAAACTTGGTCGATTTTAGCTATGCGATGTTTATTCTCGGCAATTTATTGTTTAACAGCACTTCGTTATTGGTTGCTCATCATCTATTAGGTATTCAGTGGTTTGGTGGGGCTAGCTGGCCAATCTTATGTTCAAACATGGCTTACCTGGTGTTTGTCATGCAGTTGCTAGAGGTGAAATCGAAAGAAACGCCAGTGGTTTACTACGTTGGTTGTGGGTTGCTCGTTCTGTTTGCGATGTTCTTTAGTGCCTCTTTCTTCTTACCGAATTGGCAAAATGAATTTAATCGCCACGCCGTTGGTTTGTTTATTTTCTTCGGCATGTTTGCCGGTATTCGCATGATTTTCAAAGGGAGCAAAGTTGCTCGTTGGTATGTATTGGCTAACTTAGGCTTCTTTGTCTTGGCGGCGGTTGCTATTTCCCAAGAGCAGATTGCTGGATTACAAACCATTTATATGTCTCACATCGGCCTTATTGCGGTTGTGGTTGAGGTGATGTTGCTCTCCTGCGTGGTTGCGTATCAAATGACCCGAGTGGAAGAGGAGCGCAATGCCGCGCTTGCTCATGCTCAACAAATGCTAGAGCTGGCAAGTACCGACACGCTGACCGGGCTACCTAATCGATATGCTTTAGAAAATCGACTGCCTAAAACCAACAAAAATGAAGCGTTTATCTATCTCGACTTAGATGGCTTGAAAATCTGTAACGATCAGTACGGTCATGACATGGGGGACAAGCTGTTGCTGGTCTTCAGCGAGAAAATGAGAAAAATGCTTCCTCCTAGCTGCGAGTTATTTAGGATCTCTGGCGATGAATTTGGCGTTATTTTACCGAATTCTCAGTTACAAGAGCTGGTCGATATGGTTCATTTTATTGATAAACAACTTCGGGAAGAGGTAGCGCTGTTTGTTGGTGTGAGCTTTGGCGTGGCCTATTTTAAAGATCATAAGAACTATCGCAAAACGATAGAGGAAGCCGATCACAACATGTATTTGTATAAAAGGAATAAACAATCACATGCGACTTAA
- a CDS encoding YtjB family periplasmic protein: MKESLFSLRNALRVIALLLLGVMFFVTIKNSVVISKGNEKIQAQQLETLTKVLSSQAALSASEMIVQKDQEKLLKLTNQLAKERLVFDATVYDSEGVRLASSDKALTAREVLGLDTPLATAGIGRQQLVEPVFADNSIVGFIRITFETGKVTAFSDHHYRKIDRYMFLMILMSFVSGMLFILILRKKPQTKVENLLLSHKEPS, translated from the coding sequence ATGAAAGAGTCTCTGTTTTCACTGCGAAATGCCCTAAGAGTCATCGCTTTACTGCTGCTAGGTGTCATGTTTTTTGTCACCATTAAAAACAGTGTGGTGATCAGTAAAGGTAACGAAAAAATTCAAGCACAGCAGTTGGAAACCTTAACCAAAGTGCTCAGCTCTCAAGCGGCGTTATCTGCCAGCGAAATGATTGTGCAAAAAGACCAAGAGAAGCTGCTCAAACTAACGAATCAACTGGCCAAAGAACGTTTGGTTTTTGATGCGACAGTTTATGATTCAGAAGGTGTGCGTTTAGCGTCCAGTGACAAAGCACTCACTGCGAGAGAAGTCCTGGGGTTAGACACCCCTCTTGCCACTGCAGGCATTGGGCGCCAACAGCTCGTTGAACCCGTTTTTGCCGATAACAGCATTGTGGGTTTCATTCGGATCACGTTTGAAACCGGTAAAGTCACGGCATTTTCTGACCATCACTACCGCAAAATTGACCGTTATATGTTTTTGATGATTTTGATGAGTTTTGTCAGTGGTATGCTGTTTATTCTGATTTTACGTAAAAAACCGCAAACTAAAGTCGAAAACTTGCTGCTCAGTCATAAAGAACCGTCTTAA
- a CDS encoding PilZ domain-containing protein produces MEQAEILSIAERLIPVYHAEDFDFVLGQLTEGYPPSAKLLVKMELNRVMAPCKKSVDLRGRVQGDCREYEIDGIKHWFDDVAFNAYYKNTRKFGGYTEGVWEALINTRNSFRALGKSGQPASSQGLSDASSPFEAEAVHLGYDLKRQEKRLRVHSQVDITLSKGQLLHGVSVDLSASGAKFKVPSAFNYSLGEVIQITFSELAKTSEISHINKPIEYRVLAVEDSYENDAVKFLRCLRLTDTNVVSRVIDESLNSSAKRARHDNQDKIIRARTRGYEHIYLKHTCNLPLFFQGDELKLAMLTPNNMPIWQYWHDERNQQVFGSLFNSQRMSMLMRPGLKGASNVIYAFTHEHEGKNFFYSMLMPEATREQRQLFWHLGAKRASWRAFRISIFELSENERQQLGSFSQELAEASSGLTHCGILQEIADNSNGADYLFTEKPRLPSSTLNAFRHTRKIIGSPKGIFFDAQSRRKEPRYRFQSPLTLTKADGLAMRGKTIDLSKRGLSLTLDAPLELVSSEEVEINLHELQLYDKKLPLDKIPYRVVRVSPDNKQVQLVIDENSQTMKTIAFFNSIIEHNQDKLKPQNEILPSNELLESLHGILLSKMVSTPVFISKMPSGYRTKAIGVNFPLEKHLMVLAKLGHKENFSLEPIYKGRSNTLIANPTKRIEGAEPHHHDIYIAVAKFGDKIKAVQTKLTNEFDSVKERILFIKKAQMSGEFYVLRLSTSPIFSPMTSLLQKDLNELSQLSMHQASKLEKELATLVGYCEIEEVTEEILVRLELTN; encoded by the coding sequence ATGGAACAAGCTGAAATTCTCTCAATCGCAGAAAGGCTTATCCCGGTTTATCACGCGGAAGACTTTGATTTTGTCCTTGGTCAATTGACCGAAGGCTACCCTCCTTCCGCTAAGTTACTGGTAAAAATGGAATTAAATCGTGTCATGGCGCCTTGCAAAAAGAGCGTAGACTTGCGTGGCCGAGTCCAGGGCGATTGTCGGGAATACGAAATTGACGGTATCAAACATTGGTTTGATGATGTCGCCTTTAATGCTTACTACAAAAACACGCGCAAATTTGGTGGCTATACCGAAGGCGTTTGGGAAGCGTTAATTAACACACGCAACAGTTTCCGTGCCTTAGGCAAAAGCGGTCAACCGGCCAGCAGCCAAGGGCTGAGTGATGCCAGCAGTCCATTTGAGGCCGAGGCGGTCCATCTGGGCTACGATCTCAAACGCCAAGAAAAGCGGCTCAGAGTGCACTCTCAAGTCGACATTACGTTATCAAAGGGGCAATTGCTCCACGGCGTCAGCGTTGATCTTTCTGCTTCTGGTGCGAAGTTCAAAGTACCGAGTGCATTTAACTACAGCCTTGGCGAAGTGATTCAAATTACCTTTAGTGAGCTGGCCAAAACCTCAGAAATTTCTCATATCAACAAGCCGATCGAGTACCGAGTTTTGGCCGTTGAAGACTCATACGAAAACGATGCAGTTAAGTTTCTTCGCTGCCTACGCCTGACAGACACCAATGTTGTCTCAAGAGTGATCGATGAATCTTTAAATAGCTCAGCGAAACGCGCCCGACACGATAACCAAGATAAAATCATTCGAGCAAGAACGCGTGGCTACGAACATATCTATCTAAAACACACTTGCAACTTACCGCTGTTTTTCCAAGGCGATGAGCTCAAGCTCGCCATGCTTACGCCAAACAATATGCCAATTTGGCAATACTGGCATGATGAGCGTAATCAACAGGTCTTTGGTTCACTGTTTAACTCACAGCGAATGTCGATGCTTATGCGGCCGGGGCTCAAAGGTGCCAGTAATGTGATTTATGCGTTTACTCACGAACATGAAGGGAAAAACTTTTTCTACTCCATGCTCATGCCCGAGGCCACACGAGAACAAAGACAGCTGTTTTGGCATCTTGGCGCAAAACGCGCCAGTTGGCGGGCGTTCCGTATTTCCATTTTTGAACTCAGTGAAAACGAACGCCAACAACTCGGCAGTTTCTCGCAAGAGTTAGCCGAAGCCTCTTCAGGGTTAACGCATTGTGGGATTTTGCAAGAAATTGCGGACAACTCGAATGGCGCAGACTATCTCTTTACCGAAAAACCTCGACTGCCATCGAGCACCTTAAATGCTTTTCGTCATACGCGGAAAATCATCGGCTCCCCAAAAGGGATTTTCTTTGATGCCCAATCTCGTAGAAAAGAGCCTCGCTATCGTTTTCAATCTCCGCTTACGCTGACCAAAGCAGACGGTTTGGCGATGAGAGGTAAGACGATCGACCTCTCCAAGCGAGGGTTGAGTCTCACCTTGGACGCGCCACTTGAGTTGGTATCGTCTGAAGAGGTCGAGATCAACCTACATGAATTGCAGCTCTACGATAAAAAGCTGCCATTGGACAAAATTCCTTATCGTGTGGTTCGCGTCAGCCCAGACAACAAGCAAGTGCAACTGGTGATTGATGAAAACAGCCAAACGATGAAAACCATTGCGTTTTTTAATAGCATCATCGAACACAACCAAGATAAGCTCAAACCACAGAATGAGATCCTACCAAGTAATGAGCTGCTCGAATCGTTGCACGGCATTTTGCTGTCCAAAATGGTTAGTACGCCAGTGTTCATCAGTAAGATGCCATCAGGCTACAGAACTAAAGCCATCGGTGTTAACTTCCCACTGGAAAAGCACTTAATGGTATTGGCAAAGCTAGGGCACAAAGAGAATTTTTCTTTAGAACCCATCTATAAAGGCCGTTCAAATACCTTAATCGCCAATCCGACGAAACGTATTGAAGGGGCAGAGCCACACCACCACGACATTTACATTGCAGTGGCAAAATTTGGCGACAAAATCAAAGCCGTACAAACAAAGCTGACGAATGAGTTTGACAGCGTCAAGGAACGCATCCTATTCATTAAAAAAGCACAGATGTCGGGCGAGTTTTATGTGCTGAGGCTGTCCACCTCACCGATTTTCAGCCCGATGACTTCCCTGTTACAAAAAGATCTGAATGAACTTTCTCAACTCAGCATGCATCAGGCCAGCAAACTGGAAAAGGAACTGGCAACATTGGTTGGCTATTGTGAAATAGAGGAAGTGACAGAAGAGATTTTAGTACGACTTGAACTGACAAATTAA